One window of the Camelina sativa cultivar DH55 chromosome 1, Cs, whole genome shotgun sequence genome contains the following:
- the LOC104707201 gene encoding transmembrane protein adipocyte-associated 1: MRVLGEIAESPYLVSRLSPNSTATEGFIGGWVGKCHGFLHNTVLILASILFVAYLAYEAKKSLSKLSNRRSYIMIAYYGCLWLVSLLNLAWCCLQAWECTPGKEVIWNLLTLFTTSGMLFLEVSLVAFLFQGNYASGAEALTRTFLISGLVIGLDLLLKAIYLFGFGVPLFIDNNERIQKLKWGLWVIHKLLLAGIYGMIFFMYNSKWRERLPARPAFYKYISVMLALNGLSLFACALTANGAHFGLWLYGITSVCYHAFYLPLLYVTFLADFFQEEDLNLENVYYSEMKDAGFFDADWE, encoded by the exons ATGCGAGTTCTCGGCGAGATTGCGGAGTCACCTTACCTGGTTTCACGGCTAAGCCCTAATTCGACGGCCACCGAGGGGTTTATCGGCGGATGGGTTGGGAAGTGTCATGGCTTTTTGCACAACACGGTTCTGATATTAGCATCTATTCTATTCGTGGCTTACTTAGCGTATGAGGCGAAGAAGAGCTTGTCGAAGTTGTCGAATCGGAGATCGTATATTATGATCGCCTATTACGGTTGTCTCTGGCTTGTTAGCTTGCTCAATCTTGCTTGGTGTTGCCTTCAG GCATGGGAATGCACTCCTGGGAAAGAAGTGATTTGGAATCTATTAACTTTGTTCACAACTTCTGGAATGTTGTTTCTGGAAGTAAGCTTGGTAGCCTTTCTCTTCCAAGGAAACTATGCAAGCGGTGCTGAAGCATTAACACGAACTTTCCTCATCTCAGGGCTTGTTATAGGTCTTGATTTGCTTCTCAAG GCAATTTATCTCTTTGGATTTGGGGTACCATTGTTTATCGACAACAATGAACGTATACAAAAGCTCAAATGGGGCTTATGGGTCATCCACAAGCTCTTGCTAGCAGGCATTTATGGGATGATATTCTTCATGTACAACTCGAAGTGGAGAGAGAGACTACCCG CAAGACCTGCGTTCTACAAGTACATAAGTGTCATGCTCGCCTTAAATGGTCTCTCCCTATTTGCATGTGCTCTTACGGCAAACGGTGCTCATTTTGGATTATG GTTGTATGGGATCACAAGTGTTTGTTACCACGCCTTCTATCTTCCTCTTTTGTATGTTACTTTTCTTGCAGACTTTTTCCAG